The following is a genomic window from Candidatus Dormiibacterota bacterium.
CGCCCCCGTCCCCAACCCGGTGACCGGGCGGCCGAGCCGCGCGATCTGCCTCAGCACGGGCGCATCTGCTCGAGGATCTCGCGGACGCTGAGATCGGCCGCGGCCATGCAGCTGTCGGCGGCGCCGTAGTACAGGCGGATGGTCTCGCCCTCGGGGTCGAGGGCGACGTGGCCGCAGGAGAACACGGTGTCGTTGAAGAGCCCGGAGCGCTCGTACGGCTCGGTGGGCACCAGGATCGGCTCCGGCGAGCGCGCGATCACCCGGCTGGGGTCGTCGGCGTCGAGGAGCAGGCCCCCCATTGCGTAGCGGGTGTCGCGGTCGACTCCGTGGTAGATCTCCAGCCATCCCTCCTCGACGCGGAAGGGGACGGCGCTCGCGCCGGTGCGCAGCCCGTCCCACATCCCCGGCCGGGGCAGCGCGAGCGGACGGTGGTCGCCCCAGTGGACCAGGTCCTCCGAGAAGGCGATCCAGATGCCGAGCACCCGCCCGAACGACTGCGGCATCGGCCGGGTGAGTGCCGCGTACCGGCCCCCGGGACGGCCGGGGAAGATCACCACGTCCTTGTGGTCGGGCAGGAACATCACCCCCTGGCGCTCGAAGCTGCGGAAGTCGGTGGTGGTGATCCGGCTGGTGGTGATGCCGATGCGGCTCACCGAGACGTAGGTGATGTGCCAGACGCCGTCGATCAGCGTCGCCCGGGGATCCTCGCAGCCGTACTCCTCGAAGCGGTTCGCCGGCGAGATCGACGGCGCCTCCTCGACCACGAAGTGGACGCCGTCGCGGCTGCGCGCGACCCGCAGGTGCGACATCTGGGTGAGCAGGTCGTTGAAGTCGTCGGCCGCCGCGCTGAAGCCGCCGGTGGCGGTCTGGTAGCGGATCGAGCGCGGGTCGCTGAGGTCGAGGCCGGGGAGGTTGCGGGGCAGGTAGACCTCGACCACCCGCGCCGGGCGGCTCTCGGAGTCGAAGAAGGCGACGCTGACCAGGTCGTCGCCCCGGAAGCCGGCGGCCAGCGGCTGGAGCGTGGGCTCCTGCCCGGTCAGGTCGAGGGTGAGGGCGCCGGGCGGGGGCGCCGCGCCGAGGCGGGGGCGCTCGCCGACGCGCAGCAGCAGCACCACCTCGTCGCCGACCTGGGCGGCCGCGGCGTTGAAGACCGACACCACCTCGAGCCCGGGGAGGGAGGGGCTGACGTCCGCAGCGGTCAGGATGGGGTTCTCCGGCAGCCGGTGCCCCAGGTCCCGAACCGGCGTCGCCAGCGCCGCCCGGCGGGTCTCCGCCGTGGCCTTCCTCCGGGCCGCCATCGCACCCACGATGCCGAGGAACGCCTGGGCCGACCGCGGCCAGGTGGCATCCCGCGCGTACGCGAAGGCGGCCTGCTCCAGCGCCCGCTTGGCCACCGGGTCGTCGAGGATGGCCACGACCGCACGGCCGAGCTGGCCGGGGTCGCGGGAGTCGACGAGCACCCCGCGGCCCCCGGCGAGCGCCTCGGTGGCGTGCAGGTACCGGGTCGACACCACCGCCTTGCCGGCGCCGAGCGCGTAGGAGAGGGTGCCGCTGGTGATCTGGTTCGGATCGAGGTACGGGGTCACGTACACGTCGGTGGCGAGGAGGAGCTCGATGATGTCGCGCTGGCTCATGTACTGGTCGATGAAGGCGACGTGGTCGTCCATCGCCAGCTGATGCACCCGCGCCACCAGGCCCTGCCGGTACTGCTCGCCCTGCGCGCGCACCAGGTCGGGATGGGTCTGGCCGGCGACCAGGTAGAGCGCGTCCGGATACCGCGCCACCACCTCGGGCATCGCCTCGATCATGTACTGGAGCCCCTTGCGCGGGTCGACCAGGCCGAACGTCGAGACGATGGTGCGGCCCTGGACCCCCAGCTTTCGCTTGAGCCGGTGACGTCCGCGCGGCTCGATCGCGGGCATCCCGTGGGGGATGACCCGCAGCGGCGTGGTGATGTCGTAGTCGGTGGCGAGGATGTCGACCGCGGTCGACGCCATCACGATCACCTCGGTGCTGAGCTCGGCGATCGCGCGCACCGCGGTGCGCATCGACGGCGACGGCCGGGGGAGCACGGTGTGCATCGTCGTCACCACCGGCTTGCGCAGCTCCTCGAGCAGGGGACGCAGATGGTCCTCGTACCCGCTCTCGGTCCAGCGGCCGGCGGTGAACGTCGGCTCCGTCCAGGTGCCGTACAGGCCGAACTCGTGCTGCACGTTGACCAGGTCGGCGTTGGAGGAGTTGATGGAGCGCGCCGCGGCGCGGTAGCTCTCGACATCACCCTGCCGGATCCGCCACCGCACCTCCGACCCGTACGGTCGCAGCACCGCGGGCTCGTCGATGGCGGCGAGACGGCAGGTCACCGACGGATCCGCGCCGCGCACCGCACTCACGAGATCGGCGGTGAACGTCGCGATGCCGCAGCGGCGAGGGATGGCGGAGGAGATGAATGCGATCCGGATGTCAGCCACCATACGCCTTCCCGTGTGCAGGCGTCGAAAACCGAAAAGATCCGGCAGGAGCGGGAAAACCCGTCCCCGGGCCTGACATTTCAGGGCCGCACGTGGCCCCGCGGTTCAGCGGCGGCGGAACCAGGAGCGTCCGGGGCGGTCGGGCGCCTGCTCGTGGGGGAGGCGTCCG
Proteins encoded in this region:
- a CDS encoding glycosyltransferase — translated: MADIRIAFISSAIPRRCGIATFTADLVSAVRGADPSVTCRLAAIDEPAVLRPYGSEVRWRIRQGDVESYRAAARSINSSNADLVNVQHEFGLYGTWTEPTFTAGRWTESGYEDHLRPLLEELRKPVVTTMHTVLPRPSPSMRTAVRAIAELSTEVIVMASTAVDILATDYDITTPLRVIPHGMPAIEPRGRHRLKRKLGVQGRTIVSTFGLVDPRKGLQYMIEAMPEVVARYPDALYLVAGQTHPDLVRAQGEQYRQGLVARVHQLAMDDHVAFIDQYMSQRDIIELLLATDVYVTPYLDPNQITSGTLSYALGAGKAVVSTRYLHATEALAGGRGVLVDSRDPGQLGRAVVAILDDPVAKRALEQAAFAYARDATWPRSAQAFLGIVGAMAARRKATAETRRAALATPVRDLGHRLPENPILTAADVSPSLPGLEVVSVFNAAAAQVGDEVVLLLRVGERPRLGAAPPPGALTLDLTGQEPTLQPLAAGFRGDDLVSVAFFDSESRPARVVEVYLPRNLPGLDLSDPRSIRYQTATGGFSAAADDFNDLLTQMSHLRVARSRDGVHFVVEEAPSISPANRFEEYGCEDPRATLIDGVWHITYVSVSRIGITTSRITTTDFRSFERQGVMFLPDHKDVVIFPGRPGGRYAALTRPMPQSFGRVLGIWIAFSEDLVHWGDHRPLALPRPGMWDGLRTGASAVPFRVEEGWLEIYHGVDRDTRYAMGGLLLDADDPSRVIARSPEPILVPTEPYERSGLFNDTVFSCGHVALDPEGETIRLYYGAADSCMAAADLSVREILEQMRPC